A part of Candidatus Deferrimicrobium borealis genomic DNA contains:
- a CDS encoding DUF3617 domain-containing protein, producing MKNVARHTVVLFALILLYSAGTAHPAGIDMKEGDWEISSVASMTMEGMSMPSMASKSTYCLTREDPVPRSEKDKDCRIVKQKVVGNTVSWRMECRKGEGEGEISYRGTTYDGFIKMKMVEEGQAMTMNVQLAGKYLGPCPKGQKSGATGETAKQMAAGQQAAVQAQQMQAEQEALRKKCEEFVKRTAVPAEDPGGCEQGGAARSKECEEKVGKLNLEYGQYEITVEEANQISSSCGFSETKRKTLCLNMDDPVPPELRAGRQVRKVKRGKDKITWRESSESGETLGGIVYRGTSFEGVVIQKSRPGSGMEHLQVTKVTGRRVGVGDCTKEVDSADVGRGYTAKKKGGDSPTHTDNMKKGGDSATNTDNILKNPVKGIRNLFGF from the coding sequence ATGAAGAACGTCGCGCGTCATACCGTTGTTTTATTCGCCCTCATTCTTCTTTACTCGGCGGGCACCGCGCACCCGGCGGGCATCGACATGAAGGAGGGGGATTGGGAGATCTCTTCCGTGGCGTCCATGACGATGGAGGGGATGTCGATGCCGTCGATGGCCAGCAAGTCGACGTACTGCCTCACCCGGGAAGACCCCGTCCCGAGATCGGAAAAGGACAAGGATTGCAGGATCGTGAAGCAGAAGGTTGTCGGGAACACGGTTTCCTGGCGCATGGAGTGCAGGAAGGGCGAGGGGGAAGGGGAGATCTCCTACCGCGGGACGACCTACGACGGATTCATCAAGATGAAGATGGTGGAAGAAGGGCAGGCGATGACGATGAACGTGCAGCTCGCGGGCAAATATCTCGGTCCCTGTCCCAAGGGCCAGAAATCCGGCGCGACCGGGGAGACGGCGAAGCAGATGGCCGCAGGCCAACAGGCGGCGGTCCAGGCGCAGCAGATGCAGGCGGAGCAGGAGGCGCTCCGGAAGAAATGCGAGGAGTTCGTGAAGCGGACCGCCGTGCCGGCGGAGGACCCGGGCGGGTGCGAGCAGGGGGGGGCCGCGAGGTCTAAGGAATGCGAGGAGAAGGTCGGGAAGCTCAACCTGGAGTACGGCCAATACGAGATCACCGTCGAGGAGGCCAACCAGATCTCGTCCAGCTGCGGCTTTTCCGAGACGAAACGGAAAACTCTCTGCCTGAACATGGACGATCCGGTCCCGCCGGAGCTCAGGGCGGGCAGGCAGGTCCGGAAGGTGAAACGCGGCAAGGACAAGATCACCTGGAGGGAGTCGTCCGAGAGCGGCGAAACCCTTGGCGGTATCGTCTACCGCGGGACGTCCTTCGAGGGCGTCGTGATCCAGAAGAGCCGACCGGGTTCCGGCATGGAGCACCTCCAGGTCACGAAGGTCACGGGCCGGAGGGTGGGGGTCGGCGACTGTACGAAAGAGGTCGATTCCGCCGACGTAGGACGAGGGTACACGGCGAAGAAAAAAGGTGGGGACTCCCCGACACACACGGACAACATGAAAAAAGGAGGGGATTCCGCAACAAACACGGACAACATTTTGAAGAACCCGGTCAAGGGAATCC
- a CDS encoding histone deacetylase has product MHRYATGIFYHPSYSRRSYLTVGARLADFPMALDGILRDERVKLYEPGPVSRELLLKVHTPGLIEGVKGDPLCSTAWHSAGGVVMAGEKIAEGEIGNAFAFIGAGGHHSGRDFFGGYCCFNDVALCVVNLREKHGFRRFAILDTDAHHGDGTRELFLDDPDVLHVCICGREFESPDGTKVDVGFPDLRGSAAGRSINDAYFDRVAHHFPDRVRRFRPDLVFWYFGFDTHRGDYGDIGLTGPCYWDIALLMRDLAGEVCGGKLAVVLGGGSHAKLATYLIPPVIERLAGP; this is encoded by the coding sequence ATGCACCGCTACGCCACCGGGATTTTCTACCACCCGTCCTACTCGCGGCGCAGCTACCTGACGGTCGGGGCGCGGCTGGCCGATTTTCCGATGGCGCTGGACGGGATCCTGCGGGACGAGCGGGTCAAGCTCTACGAGCCGGGGCCCGTTTCGCGGGAATTGCTCCTGAAGGTCCACACCCCGGGGCTGATCGAAGGGGTGAAGGGGGACCCGCTCTGCTCGACCGCCTGGCATTCGGCGGGCGGCGTCGTGATGGCGGGGGAGAAGATCGCCGAAGGGGAGATCGGCAACGCCTTCGCCTTCATCGGCGCCGGGGGGCACCACTCCGGCCGGGACTTCTTCGGGGGATACTGCTGCTTCAACGACGTCGCGCTCTGCGTCGTCAACCTGCGGGAGAAGCACGGCTTCCGGCGGTTCGCGATCCTCGACACCGACGCGCACCACGGCGACGGCACGCGGGAGCTCTTCCTCGACGACCCCGACGTCCTCCACGTCTGTATCTGCGGCAGGGAGTTCGAATCACCCGACGGGACGAAGGTGGACGTCGGTTTTCCCGACCTGCGCGGAAGCGCCGCTGGCCGGTCGATCAACGACGCCTACTTCGACCGTGTGGCGCATCACTTCCCCGACCGGGTCCGCCGGTTCCGTCCCGACCTCGTCTTCTGGTACTTCGGCTTCGACACCCACCGGGGCGACTACGGGGACATCGGCCTCACCGGGCCGTGCTACTGGGACATCGCCCTCCTGATGCGGGATCTCGCGGGGGAGGTCTGCGGCGGGAAGCTCGCGGTGGTCCTCGGCGGCGGCTCCCACGCGAAGCTGGCGACGTACCTGATCCCTCCGGTCATCGAACGGCTGGCGGGCCCGTAA